Proteins co-encoded in one Sphingobacteriales bacterium genomic window:
- a CDS encoding methyltransferase domain-containing protein, with the protein MNQNSQDVKKFFHGYARGFDAIYGHTDTRGTVGKLIDKYLRRTMFLRFREVLKETAKPSIQSVVDVGCGPGRYVYELLEQGKEVLALDLAQGMLDIAGQVAAQSSNKGKVRFLLGDYMDLKLDKKYDAAILTGFFDYIEKPVSLLLKLKQEVSKEIYASFPQSGGFLAWQRRIRYRQRNCPLYLYSKMMWRN; encoded by the coding sequence ATGAACCAAAACAGTCAAGACGTAAAAAAATTTTTTCACGGCTATGCACGCGGCTTTGATGCAATTTACGGACATACCGACACGCGTGGCACTGTAGGCAAACTCATCGATAAGTATTTGCGCCGCACTATGTTTTTGCGCTTTCGCGAAGTGCTTAAAGAAACCGCCAAACCCTCCATTCAAAGCGTAGTGGACGTGGGCTGCGGACCGGGCAGGTATGTGTATGAATTGTTGGAGCAAGGCAAAGAAGTATTAGCCTTGGATTTGGCGCAGGGTATGTTGGATATAGCCGGACAGGTGGCTGCACAAAGCAGTAATAAAGGAAAGGTTCGTTTTTTGTTGGGCGATTATATGGATTTAAAACTCGACAAAAAATATGATGCCGCTATTTTAACCGGTTTTTTTGATTATATAGAAAAGCCTGTATCGCTTTTGCTCAAACTCAAACAAGAAGTGAGCAAAGAAATTTATGCCAGCTTTCCGCAATCGGGGGGCTTTTTGGCGTGGCAACGTCGTATCCGCTATCGTCAGCGCAATTGCCCTTTGTATTTGTACAGCAAAATGATGTGGAGAAATTGA
- a CDS encoding glycosyltransferase → MALSHAFTIDLEDWYHGIELELNEWKGKEQRLRKGLDPLLQLLDDTNTKATFFCLGWIGKHYPDLIRTLHRNGHEIASHSYWHKKVYSQNRAAFEEDVKMCNGVFSDLTGEAVRGFRAPFFSVTRQSLWALEVLKQQGYDYDCSISPIVTWRYGIEGAPENLYYLRDVDLWEYGLSTTSFFWKKWAIGGAYFRIFPYFIFKKGFAALQKQQQSGMYYCHPWEYDPEHPYLPQMEWKAKLTHYTGLKKCCRAPDKCCKIFIYYGRCADRATTTFKNKSLHIPALMPKTKIMQTMTWMAPGGGVDINVYATIKELRHKYDFSVGVGNTIVHNEFEDLPEIPIHQCPHLGREIRLWKDIRSIYFFYRLFKKEKTDIVYTHEAKASVITRVAAWLAGVPVIIFGLEGVTFNDPMSEAKRKFYIYVEKLTIWMNDFIVPVGSDAIYHYHKHGLGNRIPYQIIRSGIDETKFVLSNAAQVRRARRHQLGIADDEVLLTMVGRFAVGKNHRELLAILAEVLPHALHTKMLFVGDGEEMENCKQLAHRLGISEKVVFYGHSTEVPEWLYASDIFVFASLREGLPRVVVEAGYTRLPVICYEVEGARELITDGESGFIVEKKPPAIFRKTAAAYPKTRTAPAIRYKIIGVGGTGIYQRTNDCKFR, encoded by the coding sequence ATGGCACTGTCACACGCTTTCACGATAGATTTAGAAGATTGGTATCACGGCATAGAGCTGGAACTCAACGAGTGGAAAGGCAAAGAGCAACGATTGCGCAAGGGTTTAGACCCCCTCTTGCAACTCTTAGACGATACGAACACCAAGGCTACCTTTTTTTGTTTGGGTTGGATAGGCAAGCACTATCCCGACCTCATCAGAACGCTGCACCGCAACGGACACGAAATTGCTTCACACAGCTATTGGCACAAAAAAGTGTATAGCCAGAATAGGGCAGCATTTGAAGAGGACGTAAAAATGTGCAACGGCGTATTCTCCGACCTCACCGGCGAGGCAGTGCGCGGCTTTCGCGCTCCTTTTTTTTCCGTCACACGGCAATCGCTGTGGGCTTTGGAAGTGCTCAAACAACAGGGCTACGACTACGATTGTTCTATATCGCCGATAGTGACGTGGCGGTATGGTATTGAGGGCGCACCCGAAAATTTATATTATCTCCGCGATGTAGATTTGTGGGAATATGGCTTATCCACCACTTCTTTTTTTTGGAAAAAATGGGCGATAGGCGGTGCGTATTTTCGTATTTTTCCTTATTTTATATTTAAAAAAGGCTTTGCTGCCCTACAAAAACAACAGCAAAGCGGTATGTATTATTGCCACCCCTGGGAATACGACCCCGAACACCCCTATTTGCCGCAAATGGAATGGAAAGCAAAACTCACCCACTACACAGGGCTGAAAAAATGCTGCCGCGCACCCGACAAATGCTGCAAAATTTTCATTTACTACGGTCGCTGCGCTGATCGGGCAACAACAACATTTAAAAACAAGTCGCTCCATATCCCTGCATTGATGCCAAAAACCAAAATTATGCAAACGATGACGTGGATGGCTCCGGGTGGCGGTGTGGACATCAACGTGTATGCCACCATCAAGGAACTGCGCCACAAATACGATTTTTCGGTGGGCGTGGGCAATACCATCGTCCACAACGAATTTGAAGATTTGCCCGAAATTCCCATTCATCAATGTCCGCACTTGGGCAGAGAAATCAGATTATGGAAAGATATACGCTCCATTTATTTTTTTTATCGCTTGTTTAAAAAAGAAAAAACAGACATTGTTTATACCCACGAAGCAAAAGCAAGCGTAATTACACGCGTGGCGGCGTGGTTAGCAGGTGTTCCGGTGATTATTTTTGGATTAGAGGGCGTTACTTTCAACGACCCGATGTCGGAGGCAAAACGCAAGTTTTATATATATGTAGAAAAACTCACGATATGGATGAATGATTTTATTGTGCCGGTAGGTAGCGATGCCATTTATCATTATCACAAACATGGCTTGGGCAATCGTATTCCGTATCAGATTATCCGCAGTGGCATAGACGAAACAAAATTTGTTCTTTCCAACGCCGCCCAAGTGCGCCGCGCGCGCCGCCATCAACTCGGTATTGCCGATGATGAAGTGCTGCTGACTATGGTGGGGCGTTTTGCGGTAGGAAAAAACCACCGTGAGTTGCTCGCTATTTTGGCAGAAGTGCTGCCCCATGCTCTGCATACCAAAATGCTCTTTGTGGGCGATGGCGAAGAAATGGAGAATTGCAAACAACTGGCGCACCGCTTGGGCATCTCCGAAAAAGTTGTTTTTTACGGTCATTCCACCGAAGTACCCGAATGGCTCTATGCCTCGGATATTTTTGTGTTTGCGTCTTTGCGCGAAGGGCTGCCGCGCGTGGTGGTGGAGGCGGGTTATACGCGCCTGCCAGTTATTTGCTACGAAGTAGAGGGTGCACGCGAACTCATAACAGACGGCGAAAGCGGATTTATTGTAGAAAAGAAACCGCCCGCAATATTTAGAAAAACTGCTGCTGCTTATCCAAAAACCCGCACTGCGCCTGCAATTCGGTACAAAATTATTGGAGTGGGTGGCACAGGAATATACCAAAGAACGAATGATTGCAAATTTAGATGA
- a CDS encoding transferase hexapeptide repeat family protein, whose product MIYEFKGFIPVVHETAFVHPQAVVTGNVIIGKHVYIGPGAALRGDWGEIVIEDGCNVQENCTIHMFPGVCVHLREAAHIGHGAIIHGAHICRNCLVGMNAVLMDNVVLGDESIVGALSFVAADTIVPSRSLLVGNPARIIKQVSNEMLAWKSAGTALYQQLPQECRESLRPCEPLREMPLNRPPQEKLYHTWNNIKPPTSQQP is encoded by the coding sequence ATGATTTATGAATTTAAAGGCTTTATTCCCGTAGTCCACGAAACGGCATTTGTACACCCGCAAGCTGTAGTTACGGGCAATGTCATCATCGGAAAGCACGTCTATATTGGACCCGGAGCAGCCTTGCGCGGCGATTGGGGCGAAATCGTCATCGAAGACGGCTGCAATGTGCAGGAAAATTGCACCATTCACATGTTTCCGGGTGTATGTGTGCACCTGCGCGAAGCGGCTCATATCGGACACGGAGCTATTATTCATGGTGCCCACATCTGTCGCAACTGCTTGGTGGGAATGAATGCCGTATTGATGGATAATGTAGTACTCGGCGACGAAAGCATCGTGGGGGCTTTGTCTTTTGTAGCAGCCGACACCATCGTTCCTTCGCGTAGTTTGTTAGTGGGCAATCCGGCGCGTATCATCAAGCAGGTCAGCAATGAAATGCTCGCGTGGAAATCCGCCGGCACTGCCCTTTATCAGCAATTGCCGCAGGAGTGCCGCGAATCATTGCGCCCTTGCGAACCCCTGCGCGAAATGCCGCTCAACCGTCCGCCGCAAGAAAAACTCTATCATACTTGGAACAACATCAAGCCGCCCACATCACAACAACCATAA